The genomic segment CCTCCTCTGGCAGTTGACTCGGAAAGGACACTATATTTAACATGGAGGCCCCGCTGATCATCTACTCGGTCTACAGGTTCCACATGGATGCCTTTATTCATCATGTTCTTTCCTCTGtccctttccttttgttaaaaaatataatctccCAACCACCGCAAATAGACTAAACTATTCCTCACTTCATTGGTTTTCAAcacattttcaatttagtccttcatgTTACTAAACCTATGACTTAATTCCAAAAGCAccattttacaatttaaatccTTGGAAAAAATCAGTGTGGTGAGAATTTAGAGAAATACCaatctatttttcttataaaggaTTCAGATATAATTATACTCAAAACCCTACAACTAAAGAATAATCCACTCCAAAAATATAGATCATTCTCgcattaaacaaaacaaaaaactaaaagagctaAGCAATTGGCTGTTTGAATTGTTGTAGCTCCTCACTTCATTGAATTGTAGATTCACACagtgcaattttttttcatgtaatttttaaatataatttgatattttcatattgaATTTGGTCTGTTCCAATTAGCTCGTTGTGGATTTCTTctggagtaaaaaaaatcatgttgttggTTTGGCACTTGACTTTGCAGAAaaaatgtttcaattttttttgtttttaaaagattgaaaatgaagggttacaattaaaattagaaaaaaaatacaactatttttatctatgaagggaattaaaaaaaacacatgctcGAGATTTGAGGGAAGGATTGAGAAACAAAGCTATAAAAAGATGCAAATAAGAAGTAAAAAGAAACTATAAAATTtggttaattatttaataagtcAGAGTAATTCAATGAAGATTCAAATTAAAAGAGTTCATCTCTCACCCATAATAATAATcgttgaaattaaagttttttttaaaaaataataactgaaAGCTAAATAATCCTATTTAtactagataaaaatattttaaaaaatgctagaaaaataataaaataattctaaaaaaaaatcataaatcaattagaaaattaatataattctcGCATAGTAGCTTTTGAATCTTATTACAAGGCTTTCTTGATATTCGATTAtccaaaattttaatcaatataaagtaagatctttaaaatattatagtaaaatttcatttaaatccaataggtggataaaaaaattatatttattagtaTGACATCatgcattttgaaaaataagtcCAAAATCTGCCTATAGCTACCCAAATAATGTGAGTAATTCTATTAAATATATCTTTGAAgttctttttgttcttgttaaaataattgatcAGAAATTTCTAATGGATCATAGATGGAGTTTAGATAACATGATTTTGGTTCAATGATTGCATAGCACAGAGGGAATCAACCTTTCCtcataaaaactaattaaagtaGCGGCAATTGCATAGACGAGAGAATTTGCGAAGCCATAGAGATAAGTTGGAGTAGTGAACTCAGTTTCATTTCGATGCCAATGCGGTGTCAGTGCCCAATAAATGTGGGCGGTGCGAGGATTTAATGCTGCTGTAGCTTCGAGACAGTATTTTATAGGCAGACAGAAACTTACCTGGCTGCATTCTTGAATCCGGATTGAAGCTGGACAAGCAGCACTGTCCCCCCTCTGTTGTCCTCGTGATCATGATATTTTGAGGATACTTTTCAAATATTGATACTAAATTACTCCCTTCAAGCAGACCCTCCATGTTATGTTGTATAGATTTATAGTTTTCTCAtgcttcttttaaatttgaattccGAACGATATCAGGAAACGTGCTATGGATTGATGCTGTCTCCTCGCTTGATATTTGGATTAAGCCTCCAAGGATACGTGATGTTAATTACTTGCTCTAATAAGATAACCGAAACtgtgaaatcaagaaaaaatagtcCCTGATTTAATGATtagtcaaatgttttttttttaattaatcatatgTATTCGAGTTAGCTTACGTGTATTtcgattaaataaatttttaatagttttaaaaaaacttgaatttataattattaaaaaataaacttaaaacctgatcaattaaattattattattcatcgtcttttcttaattttgttggtTGTGCTCCTGCTTCTGTATCAATTGAGAAACAAACCagtataaacaaaatatattcaaattttacaaaacagTAATTCTAGGTTTTATTGTGTCCTAACTCACATAGAATACATGACTTTTTTATCCCTTAGTTGTTTTATCTCACCTTAACTTTAGGAATATGGTGTTGTTTTACCAaggtataaatatttttgaggATTATACAAGGTTATTttggtaattaaatttttaaatgcacaagaaaattactaatataatcctataataaaataatccaaTATCTTCTGTACAaggatgtttttgtatttttatcttttgtagaCACCCTCTGATCTCATAGCCCGGGTAATAGATCTGAAGGATTAACCTGAgtccatttttatatttttttcaagtatttttttaatatttttttgctagtgtttttttgcttttctattTACAGGACATCTCAATTTCATGTCATAAAtcatgtgtttgatttgttgactcAAGTTGGTTGTCGGGTTCGCTGAAGGTTTTTTTTACCCTGAACCCTGgtagccctttttttttatcctgaacCCTGGTAGCAGGGCTTGGTCCTCCCTTGCTGAACACAGGGCTGTTTTCCAGTCAAGGAGGGTCGTCATTTTCTGTCATGCTATGAACTTTCCTGGCTTGAGGCCCACATTTTATCTACTTGGACGATGATTCGTATCATCTGTGCGGACTTGAATTATTTGAGAGCATAATGAAGGTGTTTCCAATTTAGTGGAGCAAGCTGTCTCGCCCTTGTAGCAGCCTcattttgagattaaaaaaacttgatccGGCTGCTTTCTGGGTCTTCTATAGAAGAAATAATGATAGTGGAAATTGGGGTAGAAATCTCAACATCAATTTAGGTAAACATCATGATGATAGTCAAATGGCTAAAGATTACAAGATTCAAGGAAAAGATTCTATGATTTAGGTTTGATGACGAGTTAAAATTGATTACACAAGATGAACAAAAATATCCTTTTCAAAGTAATCTTCTCAAGCTCTTGGCAGAAGCTCTAGAAACCATGAAACCCACACCCAAACACACGACCCAAACACCAACGTCAATAGCCCATCTAACACCCTCCAATTCCATCTCGACCTTTTCACAGTCTGGTCCACACCACTCTTCCAAATCTCCACCGTACATCCGCCTCCCCTCGCCATCACTACAACAACATCCACCGTCCGGTTCATCCTCAGCAACCTCCCTCTCCTCTGGAATCACCTCCAGCCTATCACACCCTCTTCTACTCTTCTTTCTCCTCTCCACCACCTTTTTAACCAACGCCACGTGTCCCTCCACCGCCACACAAACCTCCACCGCCCTGACCTCACTGCCGCCACCACAATACTCCAACTTCCACTTTTCCGTGTCAGCTTCTCTTCTAAAACTCCCCTCTAACACCCTCTCTTCTCTTAAATAAACCTCAAATCGAACCCCTTCATTGACCCGAACCCGCTCTCTTGACCCGAACATAACCCCTCCATCTTCTTCCTTATTATCCACATCAACAATCCTATAAAGACCCAAGAACGCTTTAGACTCGGGTCGAATCTTGGACCCATCAACGACAAGATCATGAGCACGAGGAAGATAAACAAGAGTGAGTGACTCGGTTACTGGTTTGTTACTGGGCTCGAAACCAGTGAGGCGGACGTaaaaagatttgatctttaaGTGATTTTGCAGGGTTCTTGATTGCAACCCATGAAAGTCTGTGGTTCTACACATTGTCGTAAGTTAGTAACTACGAGAAAGAATAGAAGTTGTAGGATTGTTTCAAGAAGAGATTTTTAATAGATAAGGAGAGAGGGAGAGCCAATAATGGCGGCTATGAAGAAGGGAAATCAGGGGGTGGAAGAGCACGCTGTTTTTGTTGTGCTGGTGTCTTGGGTGTTCGTTAAGAGGACAAAATTTGGGACCTTTTCTGTGGTCTTGGGGTCCCCTTCACTACAGGCGGTGGACTTGCTACGTGAGAGGAATACTCCATTTGTTTCtgttaagtgatttttttttaaattaaatatttaattttttaaaattatttaattttaaaatat from the Populus nigra chromosome 1, ddPopNigr1.1, whole genome shotgun sequence genome contains:
- the LOC133701918 gene encoding uncharacterized protein LOC133701918 translates to MCRTTDFHGLQSRTLQNHLKIKSFYVRLTGFEPSNKPVTESLTLVYLPRAHDLVVDGSKIRPESKAFLGLYRIVDVDNKEEDGGVMFGSRERVRVNEGVRFEVYLREERVLEGSFRREADTEKWKLEYCGGGSEVRAVEVCVAVEGHVALVKKVVERRKKSRRGCDRLEVIPEEREVAEDEPDGGCCCSDGEGRRMYGGDLEEWCGPDCEKVEMELEGVRWAIDVGVWVVCLGVGFMVSRASAKSLRRLL